A DNA window from Ctenopharyngodon idella isolate HZGC_01 chromosome 10, HZGC01, whole genome shotgun sequence contains the following coding sequences:
- the rxfp3.2b gene encoding relaxin family peptide receptor 3.2b, protein MERNNTTQTLELGECEHTLDTSAALDNCTDSASGNLSLRCWLQLLTKESSSTLQGDGSSLAVRVMIALIYSVVCALGLVGNSLALYLLHSRYRQKQSSINCFVMGLALTDLQFVLTLPFWAVDTALDFRWPFGKVMCKIISSVTTMNMYASVYFLTAMSVARYYSIASSLKMHSRRAAAAVAKWISLGIWVVSLIATLPHAVYSTIAQVATDEELCLVRFPETGSWDPQLLLGLYQLQKVLLGFLIPLVVITVCYLLLLRIVLSRRISGVAGSESEQGRHKRRSKVTKSVVIVVLSFFLCWLPNQALTLWGVLIKFDLVPFSKAFYNAQAYAFPLTVCLAHTNSCLNPVLYCLIRHEFRAGLKELLLRATPSYRSLARLLPRKAKVAEAPPVLVLVQMDV, encoded by the coding sequence ATGGAGAGGAATAACACCACACAAACTCTGGAGCTGGGAGAATGTGAGCACACACTGGACACCAGCGCAGCTCTGGACAACTGCACAGACTCTGCCAGCGGGAACCTGTCTTTACGCTGCTGGTTGCAATTGTTGACAAAGGAGTCTAGTTCAACACTTCAAGGTGATGGGTCTAGTTTGGCTGTGCGTGTGATGATCGCTCTCATTTATTCAGTGGTATGCGCTCTGGGACTTGTAGGCAACTCTCTCGCGCTCTACCTGCTACACTCACGCTACCGGCAGAAGCAGTCTTCCATCAACTGCTTTGTGATGGGTTTGGCTCTAACCGACCTGCAGTTTGTCCTAACTCTCCCGTTCTGGGCCGTAGACACGGCGCTGGACTTCCGCTGGCCCTTCGGCAAAGTTATGTGCAAAATCATCAGCTCCGTCACCACTATGAACATGTACGCCAGCGTTTATTTCCTGACCGCCATGAGTGTGGCCAGGTACTACTCTATCGCGTCCTCGTTGAAGATGCACAGCCGCAGAGCTGCGGCGGCTGTGGCCAAATGGATCAGCTTGGGCATCTGGGTCGTATCCCTGATAGCGACACTCCCGCATGCCGTTTATTCCACGATAGCCCAGGTTGCAACGGACGAGGAGCTGTGCTTGGTGCGCTTCCCAGAAACGGGAAGCTGGGACCCCCAGTTGTTGCTAGGACTGTACCAGTTGCAAAAGGTCCTGCTTGGTTTTCTGATCCCACTGGTGGTGATCACCGTATGCTATCTACTACTTCTAAGAATCGTGCTAAGCCGCAGGATCAGCGGTGTGGCTGGCTCCGAAAGTGAGCAGGGCAGGCACAAGCGGCGCTCAAAGGTCACTAAGTCTGTTGTGATCGTCGTCCTGTCGTTCTTCTTGTGTTGGCTTCCCAATCAGGCCCTGACTTTGTGGGGCGTCCTCATTAAGTTCGACCTGGTGCCCTTCAGCAAGGCCTTCTACAATGCCCAGGCGTACGCTTTCCCGCTGACTGTGTGCTTGGCCCACACAAACAGCTGCCTGAACCCGGTGCTCTATTGTCTGATCCGCCACGAATTCCGCGCCGGACTCAAAGAGCTGTTGCTGAGGGCCACGCCGTCCTACCGAAGCCTTGCTCGACTGCTCCCCCGCAAGGCAAAGGTGGCCGAGGCGCCTCCTGTACTGGTTCTCGTGCAGATGGATGTTTGA